The Rhizobium rosettiformans sequence AGCTGGTCCGGGCTCCGGCGGTCGACCGCCAATCCGTGAATGTGGGTACGCTCCTGCAGTTCCGAGACTGAAACGGTCTCGGCCGCCGTTGCCGGTGCAGCAATAGTGGCCGTGCCCACAAGGCCTGTCATCAGGCCTGCAGCAATCATTCGCACGAATTCTTTCACCTGTTCTCTCCTGCCCCTTAGACCGCCTTATTCAAATAACCTGCGGCCCCGACCGACTTCGAAATCTAGGCGACAACCGTGGAAGTCACGATCGACACGGTTTCGATGCAAGGTCAACCGTAACAGCCGCCTAGCTGTCGACGCAATGAATCGCCTTCTTCACGACGCCCGCGCAATGTCCACAGGTCATGTCGGGCACATTCAGTCTCAATATTCCAGTCTCCTTCGTTCGGTCAGCGCGTTGAAGCGATCATGCGGGATGGAAGGTTACCCCCCTGCTCGATCACGGATGCATTGTCAAAGGAACCGCCCTGTTGAAGTGGCCCTTTCCGACAATGCCAAAATTGCTTTCCGACCGTCACGACGATAGAGCCTCCACAGGGGGCACCAAGGCCCCTCAAATGAAACTGAGATGCCCCATTTCATTAGAGCTCCGACATGTATCGCAGTGTCTTCCTGCGGCGAGCCGGCGCCGCAGGAAGATGGTTTTGCCGTTCACATCATACCCATCCGCATCAACAGTTGGTCGGCCGTCTTCTTCTGGGTCTCATCCAGCGACTCATAGAAGGGCTCGAGCGCCGTGTTCAGGCGGCGCAAACCGTCAAGGCGGGCCGACAGCATGCGCTCCAGTTCGGCAAGCGTCTGCAGCAGCGGTTTCGAGGAAGCTCCTGGCTGCATCATCGCGGGCATCATGTCCTTGGACGCGATGGAATTCGCACGCAGGACCTCGGCGACAACCTCCCAGAGCGATTGCTGCGCGTCGGTGACCTTTAGCTCGGTCCGCAGGAAGGCGATCCTCCCTTCCACATGTTCGGGCGACATCATCTGCCGCATGGGACCGCTTGCGTCCATCTCCATGCCGCCTGCCCCCGTCATCCCGCGCATCATCCGGGCATGAGCGCCCATCATCTGCTCCATCATCTTCATCATGTCGCCGCCCATCATCTCCGAGGCGCCACTGTCGGGCATGGTGGCCGATGCACCCGCCTGCGGAGCCATGTCGCCTGTGAGAGATTCCGTGGTTCCGGAAGGCTTATGGTGGGCTTCCTCCGCTAGAGCGGGCGTGGAAAGCAGCAGTGTCGCTGCAAGAATGGTCTTCACGAGACTGGTCATGTTTTGCTCCATAGTTTGGTGTGAAAGCGGGCGGCGGTACGCCGCCCGTCTGGTTCAACGCGCCTGATAGGTGATTCCGTTGGGGCCCTTGCCCACCCGGTGGGTGCGAACGACGGACTGGCTTTCGACCGAAATCTCCGAAACGGTGCCTTCGACGATGTTGGTGACAAAGACGAATGCACCGTCGTCGCTGACGGTAACGCCGTGAGCCCCGGCGCCCGTCTGGATCGTCTTGACGACGTTTCCACCTGCGACGTCGATGACCGAAACGGTGTCATCTGGCTCTTCTTCAGTACCCTGGTTGGCAACATAGACGAAGCGACCGTCCGGAGTCGCGTGCACCTGGATGGGAGAGCGGCCGACATCGATGCGCGCGGCCACCTGTCGCGTGGCGGTGTCGATTATTGCCACCTTGTTCTCGTCGCGCAAGGAAACGTAGACGCGACTCCCGTCGGGCGTGAAGCCAACCTGGACCGGTGCGACGCCGACTTTGATGCGGGTGGTTTCGGAGTGAGAGGCTGTGTCGATGACCGACACGGTGCCGTCTTCGACGTTAGCGACATAGATGGACTTGCCATCCGGGCTCATCCGCAGGCCATGCGGGTAGTCGCCAGTCGCTACAGCGGCTACGGTCCTGCCCTGTTCGAGATCGATGACCGACACCGTGTCGTCCTCGGAATTGGTCACATAGGCAAGGCCGCCTTCCGCATCGGCAATCACATGTGCGGGATGGCCGCCGACGACGATCGAGGCCTTCGGCCCAGACGTGATGTTTGTCGTGTCGAGGACGACCAGTTCGCCCGCGGTCGCAGCGCCGTGACCTCCGCCACCGTGTCCGCCATCGTTATCGCCGTGGGCGGCGTCATTTCCGTTGGAGCTTTCCCCTCCGTCGGACACGGGCAGCCCAACCGCGAGCAATAGATTCTTGCCGGGTACGAACTGGACATTGTGGGGCGTGATCCTGACTGGAAGGATTTCCACCTTCCCCGTTCCCACTTCGATCCGGCTAATGGTGTTTCCATATTCGTCTGCCGTGTAGACGAAGCCGGAGGCCACAGGCTCCGCCCTCGCTGGCGACGCAAATGACATCGCCATAGCCGTCGCAACGCCAAGCATCAAAGTCTGGCCTGCTGCCGGTTTCTTGGACACCGAGTTAAGGTGCTTCCAATGAAACTGGAGTGCATTAATGCAACGAAGGAAGTTCAGCCGCGAGTACAAGCTTGAGGCGGTGAGATTGGTTCGAGAGCGTGGGGTCGGCGTTGCGCAGGCATCCCGCGATCTGGATGTTCATGAGAATGTCCTGCGCAAGTGGGTCAGGGAATATGGTTCGGACCCAGCACAGGCGTTTCCTGGTCAGGGACAGATGAAGCCTGAGCAGCTTGAGATCGAGAGGCTTCGGAAAGAAGTGGCCAAGCTGAAGGCGGAGCGTGACATCTTAAAAAAGGCCGCCGCCTACTTTGCGAAGGACGTGATATGAAGTTCGCGTTCATTGCAAAGCACCGTTCGATCTGGCCGGTGGCATGGCTCTGCGAAGCGCTGGGTGTATCGCGTTCCGGCTTTCATGCCTGGTTAAACCGGTCTCCGAGCCAGCATGCCCGGTATGACGAGGCTCTGCTCGACAAGATCAAGGACAGCTTCAAGGATAGCGACCGCACCTATGGCGCGCGGCGTGTCTGGCACGACCTCCTCGCCGAAGGCCTCTCCTGTGGCCTGCATCGCGTCGAGCGTCTCATGCGGGAAAATGCATTGAGAGCAAGGCCGAGACGGCGTGGCTTGCCGAAAGACGACGGTGAGCGCCCTGTCATCATGCCGAATGTGCTAGACCGACAGTTCGCGGCAGCAAGACCGAACCAGAAGTGGGTGGCCGATTTTACCTATCTATGGACGGCTGAGGGCTGGCTCTATGTGGCCGTCGTCATCGACCTGTTCTCGCGACGTGTTGTTGGCTGGTCGATGAGCACCAATATGACAGCCCAGCTCGTTACAGATGCGTTGATCATGGCCATCTGGCGCAGAGGCAAGCCAGATGCGCTCCTCCACCATTCGGACCAGGGTAGCCAATACACAAGCGAGCAGTTCCAGCGTCTCATGGCCGACCACGGCATCACATGCTCGATGAGCCGATCCGGCAATGTCTGGGACAATGCCGCGATGGAAAGCTTCTTCTCATCACTCAAAACGGAAAGGACAGCTCGCAAGGTCTACAGGACCAGGGACGATGCAAAGGCGGACGTGTTCGATTACATCGAGCGCTTCTACAATCCAAAGCGTCGCCATTCGACACTGGGCTACCTCAGCCCTATGGAATTTGAAAACAAAGTGGGATTAGCCTAACTCGGTGTCCGAAAAACCGGCAGCAGGCCAGTCACGAGATATTGCGAAAATGTCGTTCGGCTCTCGGCGGCTTCGATTGCGATAACATTCTTGGAAGTGTTCCTTGTCATAACCTTATGCTCCTTGGCTCTCAGCCGTCATCCTGGACGAGGGTCATCATGCCCGTCGCCGCAAGAGGGATGGTGGTAATGGAATGGTCGGGTACCCCGGTCAGGAACTTCACCTGAACAGGTAGTTCATGATCAATGCTCTCATATTCGCGAGTCCGACCATTGAGGTCGACTTGGAACGCACGAATCGGAGAGCATGCGCTCAAGCGGTCACGAAGAGACGCGGAGGCCGCAACTGACGCTGGGCGCCGCCAGGTTCCAATGCCGGAAAGGTCGTGACGCCAAAAGTCTCCACCTGCAGGGCGGCGGCGAAACTTTGTGAGGGCAACGGAGCACAGATGCCGCATCCAGGATGAGCAACGCAGCAGTTGCCGTCACCGCGCTCCTCGTCATCACATGGTGCCGGATGTCCATGATCGAAACTGCTGATAAAGTTGCTAGTCTGCACACCATATTGCGCTTCGCCAACCGGGAATGCATGAACATGGCCTGTACCGTAGAGAAACGCGCTGGCCGCGAGGAAGGTCGATATGCACACGATGAGCCAGTAGCGGGTAGCGAACGGAACCTTCCCATTCCGCTTGCTAGAGATCCTCGACATTCTGGCGACTGCCCTCACGGCTTCACGTCCTCACGGCACCTAAAAGCTCTCAACACGCTTAAAGGTAATCCGAACGCAACCGTAGCAACTTGCTCCAGATCAAACACAGATCGATTAGATGTTATCAGTCCCCACGAAAATCGCCCAACATGGAGCGCATTTCCAGCTGCTTGACGGGTAACTACATCGACTGCCAACAGAGGATATGGTCGGTGGCCGTGGCGACCAAGAGACGATCGCAATCGCCGAGTTTGCCGACCAAAACGACAGTCGAGCGCCCGCACTCAGCGCCAGTGCTGTCGCAGGATATTCCGCGCGTTATAAAACGATGGAACTCTCCTCGCGGGTATGGTGGCAAGGGGGTTCATTATGCCGTAATCATTGGTGGCCAGCTTTGGACGATAAACGGGTGACACATTCAAATCTAACCGGCAAGTCCACTGTCCTCAGCCTTGGCTTCGCGCGAACGTCTGAACAGCATCCCGCTCATCACCCCGTCGCGAAACAAAACCGCATGCATTGCGGCGACCAACACGTGCACGGCGACCAGCGCGGCAAGCACCCAGAACAGCGTGCTATGGAGGGCGATGAAGTCTCGGGCGTTCAGGCCCGCAACGGAGGGCGCTTTGGGAATCGGCAAGCTCCCGAACAGGCGTGCCGGCGACATCAACGGCATCGGGCGATAGGCGAGCCAGCCGGTTATCACAACAGCAAGAACAAATGCATATAAGCACCACTGCACAAGAGCCGCGGCAGCTCGTGCGGGCAATGAAGGGCTTCGGCCAGGTGCACGTGTACAGACCCGAAGAACAAGGCGGAACACGGTGAGAAGAAAAATCAGGACGCCTGTAGAGATGTGCGAGGGAAGCCACAGCATTGATGCCATCCCAGAGCCCTTCATCGGGCCAAAAGACAGCGCGATCTGTATTGCGAACGTCCCCACGCTCAACCAGTGCAACAGCCGGATCGCGAAAGGCCACCGCAATCGAGATTTATCTGCCACGCCCGATCCAGCCTACCAATTTGACCAATCGAACCCCTCACGGAACGCCCCGTTCGTAGGCCCGAATACGGACAGTCGCCATCAAACATGACACCAAGAAATAACCGACCCGGTGGACCATAGCAACTACGAGGCTGCGGGTTAGACAAAGATTGCCGCTACATTGTGGGGTACTCGCCCCACAGACCGCTCCGGCTCTGGTTTACGGGGTAGCCCGCGCTTGGCGCACGATGTAGCAGCTCCGGGATCGGATCACAGCCCGTAATGATAAAGTGCTCTCAGTGCAGTTCCTCCGTCCCGCAGTCCCAGTCAAAGATTTTCCCTTTGCCGCGACGTCGCTCTGTCAAATTCTCGGCGCAGCGACGTGGTTTCGGTAACCGGTGGGTTGCATTTCTACCCCTACCTCGAAGTGGCAC is a genomic window containing:
- a CDS encoding Spy/CpxP family protein refolding chaperone; its protein translation is MTSLVKTILAATLLLSTPALAEEAHHKPSGTTESLTGDMAPQAGASATMPDSGASEMMGGDMMKMMEQMMGAHARMMRGMTGAGGMEMDASGPMRQMMSPEHVEGRIAFLRTELKVTDAQQSLWEVVAEVLRANSIASKDMMPAMMQPGASSKPLLQTLAELERMLSARLDGLRRLNTALEPFYESLDETQKKTADQLLMRMGMM
- a CDS encoding cytochrome D1 domain-containing protein; the protein is MSKKPAAGQTLMLGVATAMAMSFASPARAEPVASGFVYTADEYGNTISRIEVGTGKVEILPVRITPHNVQFVPGKNLLLAVGLPVSDGGESSNGNDAAHGDNDGGHGGGGHGAATAGELVVLDTTNITSGPKASIVVGGHPAHVIADAEGGLAYVTNSEDDTVSVIDLEQGRTVAAVATGDYPHGLRMSPDGKSIYVANVEDGTVSVIDTASHSETTRIKVGVAPVQVGFTPDGSRVYVSLRDENKVAIIDTATRQVAARIDVGRSPIQVHATPDGRFVYVANQGTEEEPDDTVSVIDVAGGNVVKTIQTGAGAHGVTVSDDGAFVFVTNIVEGTVSEISVESQSVVRTHRVGKGPNGITYQAR
- a CDS encoding IS3 family transposase (programmed frameshift) translates to MQRRKFSREYKLEAVRLVRERGVGVAQASRDLDVHENVLRKWVREYGSDPAQAFPGQGQMKPEQLEIERLRKEVAKLKAERDNLKKGRRLLCEGRDMKFAFIAKHRSIWPVAWLCEALGVSRSGFHAWLNRSPSQHARYDEALLDKIKDSFKDSDRTYGARRVWHDLLAEGLSCGLHRVERLMRENALRARPRRRGLPKDDGERPVIMPNVLDRQFAAARPNQKWVADFTYLWTAEGWLYVAVVIDLFSRRVVGWSMSTNMTAQLVTDALIMAIWRRGKPDALLHHSDQGSQYTSEQFQRLMADHGITCSMSRSGNVWDNAAMESFFSSLKTERTARKVYRTRDDAKADVFDYIERFYNPKRRHSTLGYLSPMEFENKVGLA
- a CDS encoding cytochrome b; this encodes MADKSRLRWPFAIRLLHWLSVGTFAIQIALSFGPMKGSGMASMLWLPSHISTGVLIFLLTVFRLVLRVCTRAPGRSPSLPARAAAALVQWCLYAFVLAVVITGWLAYRPMPLMSPARLFGSLPIPKAPSVAGLNARDFIALHSTLFWVLAALVAVHVLVAAMHAVLFRDGVMSGMLFRRSREAKAEDSGLAG